Proteins found in one Pontibacter sp. SGAir0037 genomic segment:
- the treF gene encoding alpha,alpha-trehalase TreF has product MKNIQSIVPSRINKGILLLLRFCLLWVINPVAAQFKPEEQLGELFKQVQLKEVFSDSKTFVDCIPKSSPEAILSSYQEQKDNASFNLRDFVLQHFELPPEPATNFKSDTSLTVSEHIRQLWPILTREPGTDNSSLLPLPYPYVVPGGRFREIYYWDSYFTMLGLQASGETELIQYMVDNFSHLIETVGHIPNGNRSYYTSRSQPPFYSLMLKILAEEKGEQILLTYAPYLRQEYTFWMEGSNTLTSKSTQHRRVVKLPDGSILNRYWDDNPSPRPESYREDVQLAAASGRNHEEIYRNIKAAAESGWDFSSRWFTDGKTLATIHTTDIIPVDLNALLYHLEKTLAEVASLQGNKAEEQFFTKKAKSRQKALLKYCWSKADGFFYDYDFVKTAHTAQPTLAGVFPLYFRIAKPKQAARIAKRIEADFLKPGGLVTSLNRTGEQWDSPNGWAPLQWISYKGLTNYGYNSLADTIAANWIRLNKVVYHHTGKMVEKYNVEDLTLEAGGGEYPNQDGFGWTNGVLLKLLFLEAEASAPATEKILHKQ; this is encoded by the coding sequence ATGAAGAACATTCAGTCTATTGTTCCCTCCCGTATCAACAAAGGGATACTGCTACTTCTACGCTTCTGCCTGCTCTGGGTAATTAATCCTGTGGCAGCTCAGTTTAAGCCGGAAGAGCAGCTGGGTGAACTGTTTAAGCAAGTACAGCTAAAAGAAGTCTTTTCAGATTCAAAAACCTTTGTTGATTGTATACCTAAATCTTCGCCTGAAGCCATTCTGAGTTCTTACCAGGAACAAAAAGATAATGCCAGTTTCAATTTAAGAGATTTTGTTCTGCAACACTTTGAACTGCCACCAGAGCCTGCCACAAATTTTAAATCAGATACATCTTTAACTGTTTCTGAACATATCCGCCAGCTCTGGCCGATCCTTACCCGCGAACCCGGCACAGACAATAGCTCTCTGTTGCCACTACCCTATCCTTACGTAGTACCCGGTGGTCGCTTCAGGGAAATTTACTACTGGGACAGCTATTTTACTATGCTGGGGCTTCAGGCAAGTGGAGAGACGGAGCTGATCCAGTACATGGTGGATAATTTTTCCCACCTGATTGAAACGGTCGGGCACATTCCGAACGGCAACCGAAGCTATTATACAAGTCGCTCACAGCCACCTTTCTATTCGCTCATGCTGAAAATTCTGGCTGAGGAAAAAGGGGAGCAGATACTCCTAACCTATGCGCCTTATCTACGCCAGGAGTATACCTTCTGGATGGAGGGTTCTAACACACTTACTTCCAAATCAACACAACATAGAAGAGTTGTAAAGCTACCTGATGGCAGTATTTTAAACAGGTACTGGGACGATAATCCAAGCCCCCGGCCAGAGTCGTACAGAGAAGATGTTCAGCTTGCAGCTGCATCGGGGAGAAACCATGAAGAAATTTACCGGAATATTAAGGCCGCCGCAGAGTCTGGCTGGGACTTCAGCAGCCGCTGGTTTACAGATGGCAAAACATTGGCAACAATTCACACCACCGACATTATTCCTGTAGACCTGAATGCACTGCTGTATCACCTCGAAAAAACGCTGGCTGAAGTAGCCAGCCTACAAGGCAATAAGGCAGAAGAACAGTTTTTCACCAAAAAGGCTAAAAGCCGGCAGAAGGCTCTGTTAAAATACTGCTGGAGCAAAGCAGATGGCTTCTTCTATGATTATGACTTTGTAAAAACTGCACATACTGCCCAGCCCACATTAGCAGGCGTTTTTCCGCTCTACTTCCGGATAGCCAAGCCCAAACAGGCGGCCAGAATAGCCAAGCGGATAGAAGCCGATTTTCTTAAGCCGGGAGGTTTGGTTACAAGTTTAAACAGAACCGGAGAACAGTGGGACAGCCCTAATGGCTGGGCACCCTTACAGTGGATCAGCTATAAAGGCTTGACAAATTATGGCTATAACTCTCTGGCAGATACAATTGCCGCAAACTGGATACGTTTAAATAAGGTAGTTTATCACCATACCGGAAAAATGGTGGAAAAATATAATGTAGAGGATCTGACATTAGAAGCGGGCGGAGGAGAATACCCCAACCAGGACGGTTTTGGCTGGACAAATGGCGTTCTTCTAAAACTTCTCTTTTTAGAGGCTGAGGCTTCAGCCCCTGCAACTGAAAAAATACTTCATAAGCAGTAA
- the scpA gene encoding methylmalonyl-CoA mutase, giving the protein MKPDFSKIDINTLGTAGAAALPEAGSWKTPEQIEVKSYYTPEDVQSFEHLKFAAGLPPYLRGPYSTMYVQKPWTIRQYAGFSTAEESNAFYRRNLAGGQKGLSVAFDLATHRGYDSDHPRVVGDVGKAGVAIDSVEDMKILFHQIPLDQMSVSMTMNGAVLPVLAFYIVAAEEQGVKPEQLSGTIQNDILKEFMVRNTYIYPPEPSMKIIADIFAYTSQHMPRFNSISISGYHMQEAGATADIELAYTLADGLEYVRTGLKAGMDIDDFAPRLSFFWAIGMNHFMEIAKMRAARMLWAKLIKQFNPKNPKSLALRTHCQTSGWSLTEQDPFNNVTRTCVEALAAALGGTQSLHTNALDEAIALPTDFSARIARNTQLYLQQETCITKVVDPWGGSYYVETLTHELAHKAWALIQEVEELGGMAKAIETGLPKMRIEEAAARKQARIDSGKDIIVGVNKYRPEQADELEILDIDNTAVRESQLKRLAQVKDNRNAAAVQQALEALTTAAASGDGNLLALAVEAARHRATLGEISDALEKVYGRHKAVIRSISGIYSAELSDDENFERAKALADQFEELEGRRPRIMVAKMGQDGHDRGSKVIATSFADLGFDVDIGPLFQTPAEVAMQAAENDVHVVGVSSLAAGHKTLVPQLIEELRKLDRGDIMVIVGGVIPAQDYDFLFKAGAEGVFGPGTIISVAAQNILEKLIKRLEE; this is encoded by the coding sequence GAGCAGATCGAGGTAAAAAGCTACTATACACCGGAAGACGTGCAGTCTTTCGAGCACCTTAAATTTGCTGCTGGTTTACCGCCCTATCTGCGCGGGCCTTACAGCACCATGTATGTGCAAAAGCCCTGGACGATCAGGCAGTACGCTGGTTTTTCTACGGCAGAGGAATCGAATGCTTTTTACCGCCGCAATCTGGCCGGTGGCCAGAAAGGCCTTTCTGTTGCCTTCGACTTAGCCACTCACCGTGGCTACGATTCAGACCATCCGCGTGTGGTAGGCGACGTAGGCAAAGCAGGCGTAGCGATAGACTCGGTGGAAGACATGAAGATACTCTTCCACCAGATTCCACTGGACCAGATGTCGGTTTCTATGACTATGAACGGAGCCGTATTGCCTGTGCTGGCTTTTTACATTGTAGCTGCCGAAGAACAGGGCGTAAAACCGGAGCAGTTGAGCGGCACGATTCAGAATGATATTCTGAAGGAGTTCATGGTACGGAATACCTATATCTACCCGCCGGAGCCCAGTATGAAGATAATAGCCGACATTTTTGCCTATACTTCGCAGCATATGCCGCGCTTTAACTCTATTTCTATCTCTGGCTACCATATGCAAGAGGCTGGTGCCACCGCTGATATAGAGTTGGCTTATACACTGGCAGACGGATTGGAATATGTGCGCACAGGCCTTAAAGCAGGTATGGATATAGATGATTTCGCGCCAAGGCTTTCCTTCTTCTGGGCCATTGGCATGAACCATTTTATGGAGATAGCCAAAATGCGGGCTGCCCGTATGCTGTGGGCAAAGCTGATCAAACAGTTCAACCCCAAAAACCCGAAGTCGCTGGCGCTGCGCACCCACTGCCAGACCTCGGGCTGGAGCTTAACCGAACAGGACCCGTTCAATAATGTAACGCGTACCTGTGTTGAGGCTTTGGCTGCTGCACTTGGCGGTACGCAAAGCCTGCATACCAATGCCTTAGACGAGGCCATTGCATTACCAACCGATTTCTCGGCACGTATTGCGCGTAATACACAACTATACCTGCAGCAGGAAACCTGCATTACCAAAGTGGTCGATCCGTGGGGAGGCTCTTATTATGTAGAAACGCTTACCCATGAGCTGGCGCACAAAGCCTGGGCACTGATACAGGAAGTGGAAGAGCTGGGCGGCATGGCTAAAGCTATTGAGACTGGTCTGCCTAAAATGCGTATAGAAGAAGCCGCAGCACGTAAACAAGCCCGTATAGATTCTGGAAAGGATATAATAGTTGGCGTAAATAAGTACAGGCCCGAACAGGCAGACGAACTGGAGATTTTAGATATCGATAATACAGCCGTGCGGGAGTCGCAGCTTAAAAGGCTGGCGCAGGTAAAAGATAACCGAAACGCAGCGGCTGTACAGCAGGCACTAGAGGCCTTAACTACTGCAGCAGCCTCTGGCGATGGTAATTTGTTGGCTCTGGCTGTAGAGGCAGCCCGCCATCGTGCTACTTTAGGCGAAATTTCCGATGCGTTAGAAAAAGTTTATGGAAGACATAAAGCCGTGATCAGATCTATTTCAGGCATATACTCAGCAGAGCTATCAGACGATGAAAACTTTGAGCGTGCCAAAGCACTGGCCGATCAGTTCGAAGAACTGGAAGGTCGCCGCCCAAGGATTATGGTTGCCAAAATGGGCCAGGATGGTCATGATCGTGGCTCCAAAGTAATTGCCACCTCCTTTGCCGACCTTGGCTTTGATGTAGACATTGGCCCCTTGTTCCAGACACCGGCCGAAGTAGCCATGCAGGCAGCCGAAAACGATGTGCATGTGGTAGGTGTGTCTTCGCTGGCAGCTGGCCATAAAACGCTGGTGCCGCAGCTGATAGAGGAGCTTCGTAAATTAGATCGGGGAGACATTATGGTAATAGTAGGCGGTGTTATTCCGGCACAGGATTATGATTTCCTGTTTAAAGCAGGAGCTGAAGGCGTTTTCGGGCCAGGTACAATCATCTCAGTAGCAGCACAGAACATCCTGGAGAAACTTATAAAGCGGTTGGAGGAATAG